In Gopherus flavomarginatus isolate rGopFla2 chromosome 1, rGopFla2.mat.asm, whole genome shotgun sequence, a single genomic region encodes these proteins:
- the LOC127051660 gene encoding butyrophilin subfamily 1 member A1-like encodes MELSARSELWAFAFFCHVGILVSSESFTLKGSDSPVIATVGTDVILPCQLSPRTSAKQMEVRWHSSEIPGLTHHYVNGQDAPQKQNPHYRGRTELFKEELPNGNVSLLLKRVQVADGGSYVCFIGNKLNYLEGLVELKVGAVGTGPTISVHHSQDQAVTLTCSSEGWYPEPSILWTDMHGQRQNSTVSSVKDVQGLHNIQSHLDVKDNKNQVLMCQLQSNFWDQTRQSALQLSSDLFPYDKHPYVVTTVIFCLLFLNLGVVTGFIFKRERESKGELQVAKELLKAKNSAVQIRLDPKTAHPNLHISSDFLHVNHTDQKQEVTDTPERFDGWACVLGSETLRAEKEYYWEVHVGNKTDWDLGVTNGKANRKGWQDLKPENGYWGIRFFNNTDYIAFVESPVKLRLGKQPEVVGVHLDGKAQRLNFYDVSEMSHIYTFRLKSSLDVYPYFCPGLNKNGKNKDPLKLRFLSPGYCHLMSSNSIPSSPTSRLEPLGSTNGKNVATEHSSLNNSDVTVPFLHQASVRQKQEPAPPSGNVHNCVQVLS; translated from the exons ATGGAACTGTCAGCCAGGAGTGAGCTCTGGGCCTTTGCCTTCTTCTGCCATGTAGGAATCCTGGTCTCCTCAG AAAGCTTTACCCTGAAAGGATCAGATTCTCCAGTGATTGCCACAGTTGGCACAGATGTCATCCTTCCATGCCAACTTTCACCAAGGACCAGTGCCAAACAGATGGAAGTGAGGTGGCATAGCAGTGAGATTCCTGGCCTGACACATCATTATGTGAATGGGCAGGATGCCccgcagaagcagaacccacactACCGGGGAAGGACAGAGCTATTCAAGGAGGAGCTTCCCAATGGCAATGTCTCTCTACTGTTAAAGAGGGTTCAGGTGGCAGATGGAGGCAGCTATGTCTGCTTCATTGGCAACAAATTGAATTATTTGGAAGGCCTTGTGGAGTTAAAGGTTGGAG CTGTTGGCACAGGCCCCACAATCTCTGTGCACCATTCCCAGGACCAGGCAGTGACGCTCACTTGCAGTTCAGAAGGGTGGTATCCGGAACCATCAATACTGTGGACTGACATGCATGGTCAAAGACAGAATTCAACTGTATCATCTGTAAAAGATGTTCAAGGTCTACACAATATTCAGAGTCATCTGGATGTGAAAGATAACAAGAACCAGGTCCTGATGTGTCAGCTCCAAAGCAACTTCTGGGACCAGACAAGACagtcagcgctgcaactttcca GTGATTTATTCCCATATGATAAACACCCATATGTAGTCACCACAGTGATATTCTGTCTATTGTTCCTTAATTTGGGTGTGGTTACAGGCTTCATattcaaaagagagagagaatccaaag gagaacTTCAAGTTGCAAAag AGCTATTGAAGGCCAAAAACTCAGCTG TGCAAATCAGATTGGATCCTAAAACAGCGCATCCCAACCTTCATATTTCATCGGATTTCCTACATGTAAACCACACTGACCAGAAGCAAGAGGTGACAGATACTCCAGAGAGATTTGATGGATGGGCCTGCGTGCTAGGATCTGAAACCCTCCGAGCTGAGAAGGAATATTACTGGGAAGTGCATGTGGGAAATAAGACAGACTGGGATCTTGGGGTAACAAACGGGAAAGCTAATAGGAAAGGCTGGCAAGATTTGAAGCCAGAGAATGGGTACTGGGGGATACGATTTTTTAACAATACTGATTATATAGCCTTTGTGGAGTCTCCAGTTAAACTAAGACTTGGCAAACAGCCTGAAGTAGTTGGGGTTCACTTGGATGGTAAAGCTCAGAGGTTAAATTTCTATGATGTTTCAGAAATGTCTCACATCTACACTTTTAGACTGAAATCCTCTCTGGATGTATACCCCTATTTCTGTCCTGGTCTGAACAAAAATGGGAAAAACAAAGACCCTCTCAAACTTCGCTTTCTCTCTCCTGGCTACTGTCACCTGATGTCTTCAAATTCCATTCCTTCATCTCCCACCTCCCGATTGGAGCCCTTGGGAAGCACTAATGGAAAGAATGTGGCCACAGAACATTCCAGTCTCAACAACAGTGATGTCACCGTTCCATTTCTACACCAGGCTTCTGTCAGACAGAAGCAGGAGCCAGCCCCTCCATCTGGCAATGTGCACAACTGTGTACAGGTTCTGAGTTAG
- the LOC127052068 gene encoding histone H2B 8-like: MPEPAKSAPAPKKGSKKAVTKTQKKGDKKRRKTRKESYSIYVYKVLKQVHPDTGISSKAMGIMNSFVNDIFERIAGEASRLAHYNKRSTITSREIQTAVRLLLPGELAKHAVSEGTKAVTKYTSSNISATESSPLYSLVKRKEGIFIQ, translated from the exons ATGCCAGAGCCAGCAAAATCTGCTCCTGCCCCTAAAAAGGGTTCTAAGAAAGCTGTGACCAAGACTCAGAAGAAAGGAgataagaaaagaagaaagacTAGAAAGGAGAGTTACTCTATCTACGTGTACAAGGTATTGAAACAAGTTCATCCTGACACCGGTATCTCCTCTAAGGCCATGGGGATCATGAACTCCTTTGTAAACGACATCTTTGAGCGTATCGCTGGGGAAGCCTCTCGTTTGGCGCATTACAACAAGCGTTCAACCATCACTTCCCGGGAAATCCAGACCGCTGTGCGCCTGCTTCTGCCGGGGGAGTTGGCCAAACATGCTGTGTCTGAGGGTACCAAAGCCGTCACCAAGTACACCAGCTCCAA TATATCCGCCACCGAATCATCCCCACTTTATAGCCTGGTGAAGAGGAAAGAGGGTATTTTCATTCAGTAG
- the LOC127051960 gene encoding histone H1, with product MSETAPVATPAVSAPGAKTSTKKPKKAAGGSKARKASGPSVTELITKAVSASKERKGLSLAALKKALAAGGYDVEKNNSRIKLGLKSLVSKGILVQTKGTGASGSFKLNKKPGEIKEKAPKKKSAAKPKKPAAKKPASAAKKPKKAAVKKSPKKAKKPAASAAKKAAKSPKKAKPAKPKKAAKSPAKAKAVKPKAAKPKPTKPKAGKAKKAAPKKK from the coding sequence ATGTCGGAAACTGCGCCTGTTGCCACTCCCGCTGTGTCCGCTCCTGGGGCAAAAACCTCCACTAAAAAGccgaagaaggcggcaggaggtTCAAAAGCCCGTAAGGCTTCAGGTCCCAGTGTGACCGAGCTGATCACCAAGGCGGTGTCTGCTTCCAAGGAGCGCAAAGGGCTCTCCTTAGCTGCTCTTAAGAAGGCTCTGGCCGCCGGAGGGTACGATGTGGAGAAGAACAACAGCCGCATCAAGTTAGGACTGAAAAGCCTGGTGAGCAAAGGCATCTTGGTACAGACAAAAGGTACCGGCGCTTCTGGTTCTTTCAAACTCAACAAGAAGCCGGGTGAGATCAAGGAAAAGGCTCCCAAGAAGAAGTCAGCGGCAAAGCCTAAGAAACCAGCTGCCAAGAAACCCGCCAGCGCCGCTAAGAAGCCCAAAAAGGCGGCCGTGAAAAAGAGCCCGAAAAAAGCCAAGAAACCAGCGGCTTCCGCGGCCAAGAAAGCGGCCAAGAGTCCGAAAAAGGCCAAACCCGCCAAGCCCAAAAAGGCAGCCAAGAGCCCGGCTAAGGCCAAGGCGGTGAAGCCCAAGGCTGCCAAGCCCAAGCCGACCAAACCCAAAGCAGGAAAGGctaagaaggcagcgcccaagaAGAAGTGA